The following are from one region of the Candidatus Dadabacteria bacterium genome:
- the lspA gene encoding signal peptidase II yields MRNYLGVFVISFLIVALDQLTKWLVKAHVPLLSRINVFSWFDITHLRNPGIAFGMLRNMSEDIRFYFYIAVFVLVLIVIFFFLRRLEEEQRLFRYALAFVLGGAIGNSIDRFAYGYVTDFIAVYWPGNPDLLWPPFNVADSAITVGAISILISGVVGRNKER; encoded by the coding sequence ATGAGAAATTATCTGGGCGTGTTCGTTATATCTTTTTTGATCGTGGCGCTTGACCAGCTGACTAAGTGGCTCGTCAAGGCGCACGTGCCGCTTCTCTCGAGGATAAACGTGTTTTCCTGGTTTGATATAACGCATCTGCGAAACCCCGGAATCGCGTTTGGCATGCTAAGGAACATGTCCGAGGATATAAGATTCTACTTTTACATTGCCGTTTTCGTTCTGGTGCTGATCGTGATTTTTTTCTTTCTTCGCAGGCTGGAGGAGGAACAGAGGCTCTTTCGGTATGCTCTGGCTTTTGTGCTTGGAGGAGCGATTGGAAACTCAATAGACAGGTTTGCCTACGGATACGTGACCGATTTTATCGCGGTCTACTGGCCGGGAAATCCTGATCTGCTCTGGCCACCGTTTAACGTGGCTGATTCCGCGATCACGGTCGGAGCGATTTCGATTCTGATTTCCGGGGTTGTGGGACGGAACAAGGAGAGGTAG
- a CDS encoding Dabb family protein — MIKHIVMWKLKDSHEGMSKDELMDKIKQDLESLKSVIPEIKDMEIGRNSNELPTSFDVALYSEFESKEDLEIYQKHPEHLKVAEFIRQIRTDAVVVDYET; from the coding sequence GTGATAAAGCATATAGTGATGTGGAAACTCAAGGATTCGCACGAAGGGATGAGCAAGGATGAGCTCATGGACAAGATCAAGCAGGATCTTGAAAGTCTCAAAAGCGTGATTCCTGAGATAAAGGACATGGAGATCGGCAGGAATTCTAATGAACTTCCCACCTCATTTGATGTTGCTCTTTATTCCGAGTTTGAATCGAAGGAAGATCTTGAAATCTACCAGAAGCACCCCGAGCACCTGAAAGTTGCGGAATTCATCCGGCAGATAAGGACGGATGCGGTTGTTGTAGACTACGAAACGTGA
- the greA gene encoding transcription elongation factor GreA, with protein sequence MSGQRVLITPDGWKKLRDELHRLKTVERQEVIKLIEYARSLGDLSENAEYETAKQKQSFIEGRILEIEGRLGRAEVIDPEKITARDRVVFGLTVTVEDVDSGDIRKYKLVGEDESEPENGFISVTSPVGSALIGKRVDDEIQVRVPGGIKEFLVLSIE encoded by the coding sequence ATGAGTGGCCAAAGAGTTTTAATTACTCCCGATGGATGGAAAAAGCTTCGGGACGAGCTTCACAGGCTAAAGACCGTCGAAAGACAGGAAGTTATCAAGCTCATAGAGTACGCGAGATCTCTAGGGGATCTTTCTGAAAACGCCGAGTACGAGACCGCCAAGCAGAAACAGTCATTCATAGAGGGCAGGATACTGGAAATAGAAGGCCGCCTTGGCCGAGCGGAGGTGATCGACCCCGAGAAAATCACCGCGCGGGACAGGGTTGTCTTCGGTCTTACGGTTACGGTTGAGGATGTCGATTCCGGTGATATAAGAAAATATAAGCTCGTGGGAGAGGATGAATCCGAACCTGAAAATGGCTTCATATCCGTTACCTCTCCGGTCGGCAGCGCGCTTATCGGTAAGAGGGTTGATGACGAGATACAGGTCAGGGTTCCCGGAGGAATTAAGGAATTTCTGGTTCTTAGTATAGAATAG
- a CDS encoding energy transducer TonB, translating to MGGPVDNLRKFILFSIAFHVLISFAWGKIVVQRSVPVYGDHIEVSLRRFEFKKPAPAEKVVKKKKVVEKKKEETVKKVEKRDDSLALKKEEKSAPAEEPDETYASARPSYGFTPRPGYPAVAIRRGYEGSVLLNAHVLPNGEVDEVTIFRSSGHKVLDNAALKAVKRWKFVPAQRGFKAVSSWVKVPIEFRLEGG from the coding sequence ATGGGCGGGCCGGTTGACAATCTTAGGAAATTCATACTGTTTTCAATTGCCTTCCATGTTCTTATCTCTTTTGCTTGGGGGAAGATTGTCGTGCAGAGAAGCGTTCCTGTATACGGCGATCACATAGAGGTTTCCCTCAGGCGTTTTGAATTCAAAAAACCCGCACCCGCGGAAAAAGTCGTAAAGAAAAAGAAGGTTGTCGAGAAGAAAAAGGAAGAAACCGTAAAGAAAGTGGAAAAGCGGGATGATTCCCTGGCGCTCAAAAAGGAAGAAAAATCCGCTCCGGCCGAGGAACCTGATGAGACTTACGCGAGCGCGAGGCCCTCTTACGGTTTTACTCCCAGACCCGGCTATCCCGCGGTTGCAATAAGGCGCGGTTACGAGGGAAGCGTGTTGCTTAACGCACATGTGCTTCCAAACGGCGAGGTTGATGAAGTGACCATCTTCAGATCCTCCGGTCACAAGGTTCTTGATAATGCTGCTTTGAAGGCTGTAAAAAGATGGAAATTCGTCCCGGCCCAGAGGGGCTTCAAGGCGGTATCAAGCTGGGTTAAGGTTCCGATAGAGTTTCGACTGGAGGGAGGCTGA
- a CDS encoding Dabb family protein — protein MIKRMVMWKLKDLHEGMSKDELIAKFEQELEGLKSAVPEIKTMELGKSFSELPVTYDVALYSEFDSKEDYEVFLKHPKHLEVGKFIRQIRTDVALVEYET, from the coding sequence GTGATAAAACGTATGGTGATGTGGAAGCTGAAGGATTTGCACGAAGGAATGAGCAAGGATGAGCTTATTGCCAAGTTCGAACAGGAATTAGAGGGACTGAAAAGCGCCGTTCCGGAGATAAAGACCATGGAGCTTGGCAAAAGTTTTAGCGAACTTCCCGTCACGTACGATGTAGCTCTCTATTCTGAGTTCGACTCGAAGGAAGATTACGAAGTTTTCCTGAAGCATCCCAAGCACTTGGAGGTCGGGAAGTTCATCCGGCAGATAAGAACGGACGTGGCTCTTGTCGAGTACGAAACGTGA
- the thiC gene encoding phosphomethylpyrimidine synthase ThiC, with amino-acid sequence MSSSRKKEKIPTKSVITRDPFPKSKKIYVDGKIHDIKVAMREVETDDPISDAPGADKFSITLYDTSGPYTDPDVDIDVHRGLPPLREKWIRERGDVQELSDFSSEFARKRLERANGITFGNIRKPLCAVPSRNVTQMHYAKKGIITPEMEYIAIRENQRIDELKDAYGQLAAYHEGVDFDARIQTRHITPEFVREEVAAGRAIIPNNINHPESEPMIIGRNFLVKINANIGNSAVTSSIEEEVEKAVWACRWGADTIMDLSTGDNIHETREWIIRNSPVPVGTVPIYQALEKVKGKPEELTWEIYRDTLIEQAEQGVDYFTIHAGVLLRYIPLTVDRVTGIVSRGGSIMAKWCLSHHKESFLYTNFEEICEIMKAYDIAFSLGDGLRPGSIADANDAAQFAELDTLGELTQIAWKHDVQVMIEGPGHIPMQMIRENVTKELEICGEAPFYTLGPLTTDIAPGYDHITSAIGAAMIGWYGTAMLCYVTPKEHLGLPNKKDVKDGVITYKIAAHAADLAKGHPTAQLRDNVLSKARFEFRWNDQFNLSLDPDTAREFHDETLPAEGAKVAHFCSMCGPKFCSMKITQDIRDYAKEQGLSEMDAVQKGLDSKAREFVDKGKEIYVERPD; translated from the coding sequence ATGAGTTCTTCCCGGAAAAAAGAGAAAATACCCACCAAATCCGTAATAACGAGAGACCCTTTTCCCAAGTCAAAAAAGATATACGTGGATGGAAAAATCCACGACATAAAGGTGGCCATGAGAGAGGTTGAGACCGACGATCCTATCTCTGATGCCCCGGGTGCGGACAAGTTCAGCATAACCCTTTATGACACAAGCGGTCCCTATACCGACCCCGATGTCGATATTGACGTTCACAGGGGTCTTCCGCCGCTTCGCGAAAAATGGATAAGGGAGCGGGGAGATGTTCAGGAACTTTCTGATTTTTCCTCGGAATTCGCGAGAAAAAGACTTGAGAGGGCAAACGGGATAACTTTCGGGAACATAAGAAAGCCCCTTTGCGCCGTTCCCTCGCGAAACGTAACCCAGATGCACTACGCGAAGAAGGGAATCATAACGCCCGAGATGGAGTACATAGCCATAAGGGAGAACCAGAGAATCGACGAACTGAAGGATGCCTACGGGCAACTTGCGGCTTACCACGAGGGGGTTGATTTTGATGCGCGCATTCAGACCCGCCACATCACCCCCGAGTTCGTAAGGGAAGAGGTTGCCGCCGGGCGCGCCATAATTCCCAACAACATAAACCATCCCGAAAGCGAGCCCATGATAATAGGGCGGAACTTTCTCGTGAAGATAAACGCGAACATAGGGAACTCCGCCGTTACATCGAGCATTGAGGAGGAGGTCGAAAAAGCGGTCTGGGCTTGCAGATGGGGGGCGGACACCATAATGGATCTTTCGACCGGAGACAACATTCACGAAACCAGGGAGTGGATAATAAGAAATTCCCCGGTTCCCGTGGGAACCGTTCCCATATACCAGGCCCTTGAGAAAGTTAAGGGAAAACCGGAGGAACTTACCTGGGAGATTTACAGGGATACCTTAATAGAACAGGCGGAGCAGGGGGTTGACTACTTCACCATACACGCGGGAGTGCTCCTTCGCTACATTCCCCTTACCGTCGACAGGGTTACGGGGATAGTTTCGAGGGGCGGGTCAATAATGGCCAAGTGGTGTCTCTCACATCACAAGGAAAGTTTTCTCTACACCAATTTCGAAGAAATCTGCGAGATAATGAAGGCTTACGACATAGCATTTTCTCTGGGTGACGGCCTTCGACCGGGTTCGATAGCCGACGCGAACGACGCTGCGCAGTTTGCCGAGCTCGATACCCTCGGAGAACTTACCCAGATAGCCTGGAAGCACGACGTTCAGGTTATGATAGAAGGTCCCGGACACATCCCGATGCAGATGATAAGGGAGAACGTGACCAAGGAGCTTGAGATATGCGGAGAGGCTCCTTTCTACACTCTTGGGCCCCTTACGACCGACATAGCCCCTGGATACGACCACATAACTTCCGCCATAGGAGCGGCTATGATAGGCTGGTACGGGACCGCGATGCTTTGCTACGTCACCCCGAAGGAGCATCTCGGCCTTCCCAATAAAAAGGACGTAAAGGACGGGGTTATAACCTACAAGATAGCCGCGCACGCTGCGGACCTTGCTAAGGGCCACCCCACAGCGCAGCTTCGCGACAACGTGCTCAGCAAAGCCAGGTTTGAATTCCGGTGGAATGATCAGTTCAATCTCTCTCTTGACCCGGATACCGCGCGTGAGTTCCATGACGAAACTCTCCCGGCAGAAGGGGCAAAGGTTGCGCATTTCTGCTCCATGTGCGGCCCCAAGTTCTGCTCTATGAAAATCACGCAGGATATAAGGGATTACGCGAAAGAGCAGGGTCTTTCAGAGATGGATGCTGTTCAGAAAGGGCTTGATTCCAAGGCCAGAGAATTTGTGGATAAGGGGAAAGAGATATACGTCGAAAGGCCGGACTAG
- the tsaD gene encoding tRNA (adenosine(37)-N6)-threonylcarbamoyltransferase complex transferase subunit TsaD: MSSLILGIETSCDETSAAVIRDGKHMLSNVISSQIDVHNAFGGVVPEIASRMHTEIILQVINQALENAETSAGEVDAVAVTQGPGLIGSLMVGISTAKALAFSHGKPLVGINHLEAHIAVAHLENEIDFPFVALIVSGGHTNLYMVRGFLDFELLGSTRDDAAGEAFDKGAKALGLGYPGGVEIDKLSKNGNPDAISFPRPFNNESHDFSFSGLKTALLNHIKKNPVKSEENLCDVCAGFQEAIVETLIDKTLNATRKNGVESVVLAGGVACNSRLRKLSEERIRSEGINVFIPSPALCTDNAAMIATLGYHMYTDNRVSALDISPYSTARRNQRNHVS; encoded by the coding sequence ATGTCTTCTCTAATCCTGGGTATTGAAACATCATGCGATGAAACTTCCGCGGCAGTGATAAGAGACGGAAAACATATGCTCTCAAACGTGATTTCCTCGCAGATTGACGTTCATAACGCCTTCGGCGGAGTCGTTCCGGAGATAGCGTCGCGCATGCACACCGAAATAATCCTCCAGGTAATAAATCAGGCTCTCGAGAACGCCGAGACTTCCGCCGGGGAAGTAGACGCCGTAGCGGTAACCCAAGGACCAGGACTCATAGGCTCTCTCATGGTCGGAATCTCAACGGCCAAGGCGCTTGCGTTCTCGCACGGAAAACCTCTTGTCGGGATAAACCATCTGGAAGCACATATAGCCGTGGCGCACCTTGAGAACGAAATTGATTTTCCCTTTGTCGCACTCATAGTTTCCGGAGGGCACACGAACCTTTACATGGTAAGGGGGTTTCTTGACTTCGAACTGCTCGGAAGCACGAGGGACGACGCCGCAGGAGAGGCTTTTGACAAGGGGGCAAAGGCACTCGGGCTCGGATACCCGGGAGGAGTTGAAATAGACAAACTCTCAAAAAACGGCAATCCCGACGCGATCAGTTTTCCAAGACCGTTTAACAATGAATCCCATGATTTTAGTTTCAGCGGGCTTAAAACGGCTCTTCTTAACCACATAAAGAAAAACCCGGTTAAAAGCGAAGAGAACCTCTGCGACGTATGCGCCGGGTTTCAGGAAGCCATAGTGGAAACCCTTATTGACAAGACGCTTAATGCCACAAGGAAAAACGGAGTTGAAAGCGTCGTTTTAGCAGGAGGGGTAGCCTGCAACTCAAGGCTAAGAAAGCTAAGCGAAGAGAGAATAAGAAGCGAAGGAATAAATGTTTTTATCCCCTCGCCCGCTCTTTGTACCGATAACGCAGCCATGATAGCCACGCTCGGTTACCACATGTACACGGATAACAGGGTGTCCGCACTTGATATATCTCCTTATTCAACCGCCAGACGAAACCAAAGAAATCACGTTTCGTAG
- the carB gene encoding carbamoyl-phosphate synthase large subunit, translated as MPKRTDIKTIMVIGSGPIVIGQACEFDYSGTQACKVLKEEGYRVVLVNSNPATIMTDPDFADSTYVEPLVPEILEKIIEKEKPDALLPTIGGQTALNLAVSLAESGVLERHGVELIGAKIPAIKKAENRDLFKKAIADIGLEVPKSGIAHNMEEAWNVVDEIGFPVIIRPSFTLGGTGGSVAYNKEEFQEFAKAGIESSPASEILIEESIVGWKEFEYEVMRDHMDNVVIICSIENFDAMGVHTGDSITVAPAQTLTDKEYQHMRDASIAIIREIGVETGGSNIQFAVNPKDGRMMVIEMNPRVSRSSALASKATGFPIAKIAAKLAVGYSLDEISNDITKYTPASFEPTIDYVVVKIPRFAFEKFPQTSPTLTTQMKSVGEAMSMGRTFKESLQKAMRSLEIDSYGFEKVSDDPEEVREELRVPSPRRLWYIADAFRLGMHLEEIYSISHVDPWFLRNIKQIVDFESDIAKDGLNRETILQAKRHGFSDIEVAKILSMEEGEVRDFRLREGIEPAFKMVDTCAAEFEAYTPYLYSTFESESEAFPTDRKKVVILGGGPNRIGQGIEFDYCCVHASFALREEGYEAVMVNCNPETVSTDYDTSDRLYFEPLTLEDTLALIRREDPWGVIVHLGGQTPLRLALALEEEGVKIIGTSPESIDLAEDRDRFRKLVSDLDLLQPQSDTARSEGEAIGIAREIGYPVMVRPSYVLGGRAMEIVYDEESLRTYIQEAASVSPNHPILIDKFLKDAKEVDVDAVCDSKTVVVGGVLEHIEEAGVHSGDSAAILPPFSMEPEIVEEIKSQTKKLALSLDVKGLVNIQFAVKDGKVYIIEVNPRASRTVPFVSKAIGVQLAKIGTKVMTGKSLEELGYTEEIVPEHYCVKESVFPFVKFPEVDTILGPEMKSTGEVMGIAPDLDQAFAKSQIAAGNSLPSGGVAFISVKDEDKSAKMVDIAQRLSDTGFDIMATGGTSEFLNKNGIFSRTVKKVKQGRPHIVDHLKNGEVQLVINTTFGKKEIAQSYSIRRTALVNNVPYFTTLAGAVAGVGAIEALVRSGLEVKALQSYY; from the coding sequence ATGCCCAAGCGAACTGACATAAAAACCATAATGGTCATCGGCTCCGGTCCGATAGTGATAGGACAGGCCTGCGAGTTTGACTATTCGGGCACTCAGGCGTGCAAGGTGCTGAAGGAAGAAGGCTACAGGGTGGTTCTGGTAAACAGCAACCCGGCCACCATAATGACCGACCCGGACTTTGCCGACAGCACTTACGTGGAACCGCTGGTTCCCGAAATACTGGAAAAAATAATAGAGAAGGAAAAGCCCGACGCCCTTCTGCCCACAATAGGCGGACAGACGGCACTTAACCTCGCCGTTTCGCTTGCCGAGTCGGGCGTGCTCGAGCGCCACGGCGTGGAACTCATAGGTGCGAAAATTCCCGCGATAAAAAAAGCCGAGAACAGGGATCTTTTCAAAAAAGCGATAGCCGACATAGGTCTTGAGGTGCCGAAAAGCGGCATCGCGCATAACATGGAAGAGGCTTGGAACGTTGTGGATGAGATAGGGTTTCCGGTCATTATACGGCCTTCTTTTACCCTTGGAGGAACCGGCGGAAGCGTTGCCTACAACAAGGAGGAATTCCAAGAGTTTGCCAAGGCGGGAATCGAAAGTTCTCCGGCAAGCGAGATACTAATAGAGGAATCCATAGTGGGGTGGAAGGAATTTGAATACGAGGTAATGCGGGATCACATGGATAACGTCGTCATAATCTGCTCCATAGAGAATTTCGACGCCATGGGTGTTCACACGGGAGACAGCATAACGGTAGCTCCTGCGCAGACTCTTACCGACAAGGAATACCAGCATATGCGCGACGCGTCCATAGCGATAATAAGGGAAATCGGCGTTGAAACAGGCGGCTCAAACATCCAGTTCGCTGTTAATCCCAAAGACGGACGGATGATGGTAATAGAAATGAATCCGAGGGTTTCGCGAAGCTCCGCGCTTGCCTCAAAAGCCACCGGGTTTCCGATCGCCAAGATAGCCGCTAAGCTTGCGGTTGGCTATTCTCTCGATGAGATCTCAAACGATATAACGAAGTACACCCCCGCGTCTTTTGAGCCGACGATAGATTACGTTGTGGTGAAGATACCTAGGTTCGCGTTTGAGAAGTTTCCGCAGACGAGCCCGACTCTCACCACACAGATGAAATCAGTGGGGGAAGCCATGTCCATGGGAAGGACTTTCAAGGAATCCCTGCAGAAGGCGATGAGATCTCTTGAGATAGATTCCTACGGTTTCGAGAAGGTGTCTGATGACCCCGAAGAGGTAAGGGAAGAACTCAGGGTTCCATCCCCTCGTCGACTCTGGTACATAGCCGACGCGTTTCGTCTGGGCATGCACTTGGAGGAAATCTACTCGATTTCTCATGTGGACCCCTGGTTTCTTCGGAATATAAAGCAGATTGTCGATTTCGAATCTGATATTGCGAAGGATGGGCTTAACCGCGAGACCATACTACAGGCCAAGCGCCACGGTTTTTCCGACATTGAGGTCGCGAAGATTCTTTCCATGGAAGAAGGGGAAGTGAGGGATTTCCGCCTGCGCGAGGGAATTGAGCCTGCTTTTAAGATGGTTGATACTTGCGCCGCCGAGTTTGAGGCCTACACGCCTTATCTCTACTCGACTTTCGAGAGCGAAAGCGAAGCGTTTCCCACGGACAGAAAAAAAGTTGTGATACTCGGCGGGGGACCGAACCGCATAGGTCAGGGCATAGAGTTTGACTACTGCTGCGTGCACGCGTCTTTTGCGCTTCGGGAAGAAGGGTACGAGGCCGTTATGGTTAACTGCAATCCCGAGACCGTGAGCACGGATTACGACACCTCGGACAGGCTTTATTTTGAACCGCTTACGCTTGAAGACACCTTGGCTCTGATAAGAAGGGAAGATCCTTGGGGAGTTATAGTTCATTTAGGAGGCCAGACTCCTCTTCGCCTTGCACTCGCGCTTGAGGAGGAGGGGGTGAAGATAATAGGAACTTCCCCCGAGAGCATAGATCTTGCCGAGGACAGAGACAGGTTCAGAAAGCTCGTTTCTGACCTTGATCTGCTTCAGCCCCAGAGCGATACCGCGAGAAGCGAGGGGGAAGCCATTGGCATAGCCCGCGAAATAGGATATCCGGTCATGGTCCGCCCGTCTTACGTTCTGGGTGGTCGTGCCATGGAGATAGTTTACGACGAAGAGTCTCTTCGGACTTACATACAGGAAGCCGCGAGCGTTTCGCCGAACCACCCGATATTGATAGACAAGTTTCTAAAGGACGCAAAGGAAGTCGACGTGGATGCAGTTTGCGACAGTAAAACCGTTGTTGTGGGCGGAGTGCTTGAGCACATTGAGGAAGCAGGGGTTCATTCCGGGGACAGCGCGGCGATTCTGCCCCCGTTTTCGATGGAACCTGAGATTGTCGAGGAAATAAAATCCCAGACGAAAAAACTTGCTCTTTCTCTGGATGTAAAAGGGCTTGTTAACATCCAGTTTGCCGTAAAGGACGGAAAGGTTTACATAATCGAGGTAAACCCCAGAGCGAGCCGCACCGTTCCTTTCGTGAGTAAGGCCATAGGGGTTCAGTTAGCTAAAATAGGGACCAAAGTGATGACTGGAAAATCTCTTGAGGAACTCGGCTACACGGAGGAAATCGTCCCGGAGCACTACTGCGTGAAGGAATCGGTCTTTCCCTTCGTCAAGTTCCCGGAAGTCGACACGATTCTGGGTCCGGAGATGAAATCCACCGGCGAGGTCATGGGGATTGCTCCCGACCTTGACCAGGCGTTTGCCAAGTCCCAGATCGCGGCCGGCAACAGCCTTCCATCGGGAGGGGTGGCTTTCATAAGCGTAAAGGACGAGGACAAGTCAGCCAAGATGGTTGATATAGCCCAAAGGCTCAGCGATACCGGTTTTGATATAATGGCTACCGGGGGCACGTCGGAATTTCTTAATAAAAATGGTATATTTTCCCGGACAGTAAAAAAGGTAAAGCAGGGCCGTCCCCACATAGTCGATCACCTTAAAAACGGTGAGGTCCAGTTGGTTATAAACACCACTTTCGGGAAAAAGGAGATCGCGCAATCTTATTCAATAAGAAGGACCGCGCTTGTAAACAACGTTCCTTACTTCACGACTCTTGCCGGCGCAGTTGCCGGAGTCGGTGCGATTGAGGCTCTTGTGAGAAGCGGCCTCGAGGTAAAGGCTTTGCAAAGCTACTATTAG